In Macadamia integrifolia cultivar HAES 741 chromosome 5, SCU_Mint_v3, whole genome shotgun sequence, a single window of DNA contains:
- the LOC122077871 gene encoding uncharacterized protein LOC122077871 — protein MSQFFRARFTTSNGDLRSYKSSSIWQGLKRVWDFVTNMESWTVGNGVKISFWKDRWLENSSLAESSNLDLEALTSRQLRVADFIRNGEWCFPNVSSSFFSESFEKAKRISLTNLEDALWNMFCDLFGVIWQHFTRMEDLFSLWKHKAKSVTFSRLWLSGVVLIPYTVWMERNMRIHEGTYWHHRQRFAMIKGEIGIISTVHLGKNLSVVDLMCARRVGIPRVIGKQREIFEVRWCLPPQNWIKLNTDGCSLGNPGKARVGGVFRNYKREPLLNFRNFVGIKSNFEAEFLALITSLEHAKNSCIQNLWIECDSAVVVFLFSKELVPWFIQQRWRGVLSYLGSISWKITHCYREANVVADFLAKTAARFESNSPVETWPLLTSRELELDAAQRPRFRFT, from the exons ATGAGTCAATTTTTCAGAGCAAGGTTTACTACTAGCAACGGCGATCTCAGgagctacaagtcttcatctatttggcagggtctaaaaagggtgtgGGATTTTGTAACAAATATGGAGAGTTGGACAGTAGGAAATGGCGTCAAGATCAGCTTCTGGAAGGATCGTTGGTTAGAAAATTCCTCATTGGCGGAATCCTCTAATCTGGACTTAGAAGCGCTGACTTCAAGGCAGCTGCGAGTGGCGGATTTCATTAGGAATGGTGAGTGGTGCTTCCCAAATGTTTCTTCATCATTCTTTTCTGAATCATTTGAGAAGGCGAAGAGAATATCCCTAACGAATTTAGAGGAT GCCCTGTGGAATATGTTCTGTGATCTATTTGGTGTCATATGGCAACATTTCACAAGAATGGAAGATTTATTTAGTTTGTGGAAACATAAAGCAAAATCCGTTACATTCTCAAGACTATGGCTTAGTGGCGTGGTGTTAATTCCTTATACagtttggatggagaggaatatgAGAATCCACGAGGGTACCTATTGGCATCACAGGCAGCGTTTTGCTATGATAAAAGGTGAGATAGGTATAATTTCGACAGTGCACCTTGGGAAAAACTTGTCCGTAGTTGATTTGATGTGTGCAAGGAGAGTGGGAATTCCCCGAGTAATTGGCAagcaaagagaaatttttgaagTTCGATGGTGTCTCCCCCCTCAAAATTGGATTAAGCTAAATACTGATGGGTGCTCGCTAGGGAATCCTGGAAAGGCTAGAGTTGGCGGTGTGTTTAGAAATTACAAGCGCGAACCTTTGctgaatttcagaaattttgttGGTATAAAATCtaactttgaagctgaattcTTAGCTCTCATTACCAGCCTTGAACATGCAAAAAACTCTTGTATCCAAAACCTTTGGATCGAGTGTGACTCTGCTGTTGTGGTGTTCTTATTCTCCAAAGAGCTGGTTCCATGGTTTATTCAGCAAAGATGGAGGGGCGTTCTCTCTTATTTGGGTTCAATTTcttggaaaatcactcattgctaCCGCGAAGCAAATGTGGTAGCCGATTTCTTAGCGAAAACAGCAGCAAGATTTGAATCAAATTCCCCTGTCGAAACCTGGCCCCTTCTCACCTCCAGGGAGCTGGAATTGGATGCGGCCCAACGGCCAAGATTCCGATTCACTTag
- the LOC122078871 gene encoding thaumatin-like protein 1b, whose protein sequence is MKSRIQMPLLVVLFLAFVSGGLSATFTFKNNCGYTVWPGTLTGDNKPQLSSTGFELASGASNSIDASAGWSGRFWGRTSCSSSTGSFKCETADCGSGQVACNGAGAIPPATLVEFTLGSQDFYDISLVDGFNLPLSVTPQGGTGNCKSVGCSANVNSVCPSELSVKGSDGSTIACKSACDAFRTDEYCCTGSHNTPQTCPPTKYSQIFKGQCPQGYSYAYDDKTSTFTCTGANYLITFCP, encoded by the exons ATGAAGTCCAGAATACAAATGCCCCTTCTCGTTGTCCTCTTCTTAGCCTTCGTCTCAG GAGGCTTATCAGCTACCTTCACTTTCAAAAACAACTGTGGGTACACAGTCTGGCCGGGGACATTAACGGGAGATAACAAGCCCCAACTTTCTTCAACTGGTTTCGAGTTGGCCTCTGGAGCTTCAAATTCCATAGATGCCTCAGCTGGATGGTCCGGCAGGTTCTGGGGTCGAACATCTTGCTCATCTTCAACTGGAAGTTTTAAATGCGAAACCGCAGACTGTGGCTCCGGTCAAGTTGCATGCAATGGGGCAGGAGCAATTCCACCAGCCACCTTGGTAGAATTCACTCTAGGCAGCCAGGATTTCTATGATATCAGCCTTGTTGATGGATTTAACTTGCCACTCTCAGTGACTCCACAAGGTGGAACTGGTAACTGCAAATCAGTGGGATGTTCAGCTAATGTCAACTCGGTTTGCCCATCCGAGTTGAGTGTGAAGGGGTCTGATGGGAGTACAATTGCTTGCAAAAGTGCCTGCGATGCATTTCGCACTGATGAATACTGTTGCACTGGTTCCCATAATACGCCTCAGACTTGTCCACCCACGAAATACTCTCAAATCTTCAAGGGCCAGTGTCCACAAGGTTACAGCTATGCATATGATGATAAGACAAGCACATTTACATGCACCGGTGCTAATTACCTCATCACCTTCTGCCCTTGA
- the LOC122079064 gene encoding thaumatin-like protein 1b, whose translation MESRIQMPLLVVLLFALVSGGLSVTFTFKNNCGYTVWPGTLAGSNSAQLSSTGFELASGASNSIDASSGWSGRFWGRTYCSSSTGTFKCETADCGSGQVACNGAGAIPPASLAEFTLGSSSSDQEYYDISLVDGFNLPLSVTPQGGTGGCQTVGCSNNINSVCPSELSVKGSDGSTIACKSACDAFGSDQYCCTGSYNTPQTCPATNYSKIFKDQCPQAYSYAYDDQTSTFTCTGANYLITFCP comes from the exons ATGGAGTCCAGAATACAAATGCCCCTTCTCGTTGTCCTCCTGTTTGCCCTAGTCTCAG GAGGCTTGTCAGTTACCTTCACGTTCAAAAACAACTGTGGGTATACAGTCTGGCCAGGGACATTAGCGGGATCTAACAGTGCACAACTTTCTTCAACTGGTTTCGAATTGGCCTCTGGAGCTTCAAATTCCATAGATGCCTCTTCTGGATGGTCCGGCAGGTTCTGGGGTCGAACATATTGCTCATCTTCAACTGGAACTTTTAAATGCGAAACCGCAGACTGTGGCTCCGGCCAAGTTGCATGCAATGGAGCAGGAGCGATCCCACCAGCCTCCTTGGCTGAATTCACTCTAGGCAGTAGTAGTTCAGACCAGGAATACTATGATATCAGCCTTGTGGACGGATTTAACTTGCCACTCTCGGTGACTCCTCAAGGTGGAACTGGTGGCTGCCAAACGGTGGGTTGTTCAAATAATATCAACTCGGTTTGCCCGTCCGAGTTGAGTGTGAAGGGGTCTGATGGAAGTACGATTGCTTGCAAAAGTGCCTGCGACGCATTTGGCAGTGATCAGTATTGTTGCACTGGCTCCTATAATACGCCTCAGACTTGCCCAGCCACCAACTACTCCAAAATCTTCAAGGACCAGTGTCCTCAAGCCTACAGTTATGCATATGATGATCAGACAAGCACATTTACATGCACTGGCGCTAATTACCTCATCACCTTCTGCCCTTGA